The region CCCATGGCGCCGATCTGCCGGTTATGCCGATGCGGCATCGGGTATCCGCTGATCACACTCTTCGAGGAGGCAACATCATGGTCGACACACCCACCCGCGCTCGCACGGGCAGGCTTTCGATTCCACGTAGTCGCGGGGCGGCAAGCGGGCTGCTGGTCCTCGCGCTGGGGTTGTGGGGCGCGCTGGCGCCCTTCATCGGACCGTACTTCGATTTCGCGTTCAGTCCCGACCAACCGTGGACCTGGACTGCGGGCCGCGGCTGGCTCGAGGTGCTGCCCGGGGCGGTCGCAGCCCTGGGCGGACTGCTGATGTTCGTCTCCCGTAACCGGGCCACGGCCATGTTCGGGACCTGGCTCGCGGTGGTGGCGGGCGCCTGGTTCGTCGTCGGGCGGGCGCTGGCCGGTCCGCTCGGGCTCGGCGACGTCGGCACGCCGGTCGCTGACACCGAACCCAAGCGTGTCTGGCTGGAGCTGACGTACTTCTACGGACTCGGCGCGCTGATCATCTTCCTGGCGGCTGTGGCGTTGGGACGGTTGTCGGTCCGCACGGCTCGCGACATCGCGTACGTCGAGACGCGCACCCATACACCCGTCGGTGGCACGAGTCCCGTTGTCCCCGAATCGGATACCGGATCGTGGGCGCGGACCACCGACCGGCCGGACGACGAGCACGTGACGGCACCGGTGCAGCAGCGCCGGCGGCCGTCCCTGTTGGGTCGGTTCCGCCGGCGCCGCGAGGTGGACCACACGACCGCCGCGGTCTAGGCCTTCGCGTCCAGCAGACCGAGTAACTGCAGATCGGTGATGTACTTGACGATCACGTCCGGGGTGACGTGCGGGATGTCCTTGTCCGGACCGATTTTGGCCTCCTGCACCGCGGTGCGGAACCGGTCGGTCGGCGCGACGGACCCGCGGATCGGCATCTCGGGTCGCTGGTAGTTGTGCAGCAGCGGTAGCAGCGAGGCCTGCCGCTGCCGGTCCGGCAGCGCGTTGATCGCGGTGGTGAAGCGCTGCAGCCATCCGGCGTAGTCGCCCACCCGATGCAGCGGGAACCCGGCGTCGATCAGCCAGTCGACGAACTCGTCGAGGCCGACGCCGTCGTCGTAGGGGTTCATCACGTGGTAGGTCTCGAACCCCTCGGTGACGTGCACGCCGAGCGTGGAGATCGCCTCGGCGATGAACTCCACCGGCAGCCCGTCGTAGTGGGCCCGCTGGCGCCGGCCGTCGGTGTCGAGCTCGTAGAAGGACTCGGGCGCGATGCCGGTGGCCACGAGCGAGAACATCAGCCGGGTGAACATGTCGGGCAGGTTGAGCTGCCCCGCGTAGGTGGTGTCGGCCAGGATCATGTCGCACCGGAACACCGACACCGGCAGACCGCACAGGTCGTGTGCTTCCCGCAGCAGCACCTCACCGGCCCACTTGCTGTTCGAGTAGCCGTTGGCGTAACTGTCGTCGACCTTGCGGGTCGCGCTGTACTGGCGGACGTCACCGTCCTCGGTGAAGTCGCCCGGGGTGATGCCGGCGCCGACGCCGATGGTCGACACGTAGACGAACGGCTTCTGCCGCGTGGTCAGCGCGATCCGGATCAGCTCGGCGGTGCCGAGCGCGTTCGGCCCGAACAGCTGGCTGTACGGCAGCACGTGGTTGACCAGCGCCGCGGGGTCCACGATCAGGTCGACGCTGTCGGCCAGCCGCTGCCAGGTCTGCGGGTCGAGCCCGAGGTCGGCCTCGCCCTTGTCGCCGGCGAGGACCTCGAGATGGTCGGCCGCCAGTTCCCGGTAGTGCGCCAGCAGTGTGGGATCGCCGCTGTCGAACGTGTCGTCCAGTCGCTGCCGCGCGGCGGCGTCGTCCTTCGCGCGGACCAGGCAGATCACCGTGCCGTCGACCATGTCCATGCGCTCCAGCCATTCGAGGGCCAGATAGCGGCCGAGGAAGCCGGTCGCGCCGGTCAGCAGCACGGTGCGGACCTCACTGCTCGGACCGGGCAGCGACGGCGCCTGCGCCAGCGTGGCTTCGTCGATGAACTTGTCCAGCGTCAGATCGCGGGCATGTGCCTCGGCGGCGTCACGACCGTGCACGGACGCGAACGTCGGCCGCTTCGAACCGGGCAGCCGCGCTGCCTCGATGTAGGCCGCCAGCGCCTGCAGGTCGGTCGCGGGGCTGACGATGACGCCGACCGGCACCTCGATACCGAAGATGTCGTGCAGCAGATTGCCGAACGTCAACGCCGACAACGAATCTCCACCGAGATCGGTGAAGTGGGCGTCGGGTTGCACGTCGGCCGCTCCGGCGCCCAGCAGCGCGCCGGCCGCCCGGCTGACGGTCTCGAGCACGGGCCGGTCGGCCCCGGACCGGCGCAGTTCGCGCAGTTCGTCGGCCTGCCCCTCGGCCAGCTCGTGATACAGCGCCTCGAGCCGATCCCCGTAGTGCGCCTTGAGTTTCGGTCGGGCGAGCTTGCGGATGCCGGTCAGCAGCCCGTTCTCGAGTGTGAACGGCGTCGTCTCGACGAGGAAGTCACGCGGGATCTCGTAGGACTGCAGGCCCGCGGCCTTGGCCACGTCGGCGAGCGATTCGCTGATCGCCGGCTTGGCGTCCTCGCGGGCCAGCGCCTCCTCCGTCGGCACGACGACCGCGAGCAGATAGGGCCGGGAACTGTTGCCGTAGACATAGATCTGCTTGACCAGCGGGCTGTCGCCGAACACCGCCTCGAGCTTGGACACGGTGACGAACTCGCCCTGCGACAGCTTCAGCACGTTGTTGCGCCGGTCGAGGTAGCGCACCTGATCCGGCCCGGTCTCGGCGACGATGTCGCCGGTGCGGTAGAAGCCGTCCTCGTCGAACATCTCCGCGGTGATCTCCGGGCGCTTGTAGTAGCCGGCGAACAGCGTCTCGGACTTCACCAGCAGTTCGCCGCGGGGGTGCGGACGGTCGGTGCGGAAGTAGCCGAGATCGGGGACGTCGACGAGCTTGTAATCGAGCACGGGTGGACGCTGCACCTGCCCGTCGACGAACACGGCGCCGGCTTCAGTCGAGCCGTAGCCGTCGATCAGGTGCATGTCGAGCAGGCTCTCGACGAAGACCGTCATCTCGGGCGACAGCGGGGCCGAGCCCGTCATCGCCATCACGTAGCGGCCACCGAGCAGACTCTGCCGCATCTCGGCGTAGACGGCGTCCTGGTCGGAGGGGCGGCGTTCCAGCTCCTTGGCGACCTCACCGAAGATGGTGTCCCAGATCCTCGGCACGAACGTCAGCTGCGTCGGCCGCACCATCGCGAGGTCGTCCAGGAAGGTGGACAGATCGCTCTTGGCGGCGAAATAGGCTGTGCCGCCGGCACCGAGCGTCCCGTACAGCAGACCCCGCCCCATCATGTGGCTCATGGGCAGGAAGTTCAGGGTGATCGACGGCAGGGCGCCCTGATCTCCCCACGAGGCCCTGGTCGAGCGGCGCCAGGCGTTGGCGACCAGACGCTCGGGATACATCGCGCCTTTCGGCGCGCCCGTGCTGCCGGAGGTGTAGATGAGCAGCATCAGCGGATCGTCGTCGGGGGAGAGGAACGGTTGCCCCGCAGGCGATCCGGCGCCGGCTGCGATGACCTCGCCGAGCGTGGCGACCTCGACGGTGCTGCCTGCTTCGAACAGCCGCGACGTCGCCGCGGCGAGCGCATCCCGGTCGTCGTCCACCTCGGGGCGGTAGTCGAAGACGACCAGCCGTGAGACCGCGGGCGCGTCCAGCGTCAACTCGACGGCGTCGGCGAGAGCGCCGACCGCCGAGGCGATCACGACGGGTTCGGTTTCGGCGACGATCGGTGAGAGCGCGGAGGCGGCCGCGCTGGTCTGCAGCGGCACCGACACCGCGCCGAGGTAGGCGAGCGCCATGTCGATGGTGGTGTAGTCGACGCTGGTGAATCCGAGCAGGGCGACCCGGTCGCCGGGGCGGACGTCGGTCAGCGCGTTGGCGATGGCGTGCACCCGGCGGGACACCTCGGCGTAGGTGATGGTGTCGAAGCGGGGCAGCAACTCGGCGACCGTGCGGCCGGTGTGCGGATCGGCGACGAACTCGACGGCGCGCTGGCCCAGCGCAGGCCGGTCGGCGTAACCGTCGAGCACGGTCTGCATGATCTGCGGCAACCGCGCACCGGGCTGGTCGATGGTGTGGGAGATCGTGTCGTCCGGGGTGGCGTGGGCGAACTGCTCGTCGGTGGCGTGGAGATCGGCGATTCGGCGGTCGAGCCGCTCTTCGCGGGTATCAGTCGACATCTAATGTCCTCGGAACAATCGTGGTGGAAGAGGGGCGCTGCTGCGTCCAGGAAAAACTACGTTAGTAAAACTAAGCTTATTCCACGAATCAGCCGCGGCGGGCTGTCAATGTCCTGTGAGTCGGCAAAAGTGATGTGCGCCAATGTCTTTCGGCGAAGTGGTGCAGACCACACCGCCCTGCCTCAGAGCGTGCGAAGGGCCTCGGCGAGGACGTCCAAACCGTCGAGTAGGAGGTCGTCGCTGATCGTCAGCGGCGGCAGGAAGCGCAGCACGTTGCCGAAGGTGCCGCATGTCAGAACGATCACGCCGGCCCGGTGCGCTGCCGTGGACACCGCCTTGGTCAGTTCTGCGTCGGGCTCGGTGGTGCCCGGCTTGACCAGTTCGAGCGCGATCATCGCGCCGCGGCCGCGAACGTCTCCGATGCGGTCGTCCTCGGCCTGCATCCGGCCCAGCTTGTCCTTCATCAGCGTCTCGATCTGGCGGGCGCGCTCGACCAGGCCGTCGGTCTCGATCGTCTCGATGGTGGCCAGCGCTGCGGCACACGCCACCGGGTTGCCGCCGTATGTGCCGCCCAGGCCGCCGACGTGCGGGGCGTCCATGATCTCGGCGCGGCCGGTGACCGCCGACAGCGGCATGCCTCCGGCGATGCCCTTGGCCGTCACGATGAGATCCGGGACGATGCCCTCGTGCTCGCAGGCGAACATCGCGCCGGTGCGCGCGAAGCCGGTCTGCACCTCGTCGGCGATGAACACGACGCCGTTGTCGCGGCACCAGTCCAGCAGGGTGCGCAGGAAGCCCTCGGCCGGGACGATGAAGCCGCCCTCGCCCTGGATGGGCTCGATGATCACGGCGGCCAGATTGTCGGCGCCGACCTGCTTGTCGATCACGGTGATGGCCCGCCGGGCGGCCAGTTCACCGTCGGTGGCCAGCTCCTTGCCGCCGAACTCGGCGTCCCGGAACGGATACGACAGCGGCGCCCGGTAGACCTCGGGGGCGAACGGGCCGAAGCCGTGCTTGTACGGCATCGACTTGGCGGTCAGCGCCATCGTGAGGTTGGTGCGACCGTGGTAGGCGTGGTCGAACGACACCACGGCCTGCTTGCGCGTGTACGTCCGGGCGATCTTGACCGCGTTCTCGACCGCCTCGGAGCCGGAGTTGAACAGCGCCGAACGCTTCTCCCCGGTGCCCGGGGTGAGCCGGTTGAGCGCCTCGGCGACCGCGACGTACCCCTCGTAGGGGGTGACCATGAAGCAGGTGTGGGTGAAGTGCTGCGCCTGCTCGGCGACGGCGGCGACCACCCGCGGCGAGGCGTTGCCGACGGTGGTGACCGCGATGCCCGACCCGAGGTCGATGAGCCGGTTGCCGTCGACGTCCTCGACGATGCCGCCGAAGGCGCGCGACGCGTACACCGGCATCGTGTTGCCGATTCCTCGGGCCACCGCGGCACCCTTGCGCGCCAGCAGCTCCTCGGAGCGCGGACCGGGAATGGCGGTGGCGAGGTGGCGGCTCTGTTCGAGAGCGGTCACGGGGGACCTCCTGGGAAGTGCGCGGAGAAAGTAGGAGACCGCGAGGTTGGCCGACCGCGGCGTTCCGGCTTCGAGCGTAGTCCCTGGGCACACTGATCCGTCGAGGACCGGGCCTGTCTGTGCCGGAATCCTCGGCCATCAGCAGCAACAGCGACGGAATCCGTTGCCAACTGAGGGTGGTGACGAGCGAGACTGCGCGCCCCCCGAGCGGACCGGCGGATCCGCCGCCCCGGGGGGCACCGCGCTGATCGGCCGCAATGGCACACTGGTCAACGAATCACACGCTGGGTCGGTATTCCGTGAAGTCCGGAGGGCCCCGATCACACAGACCGACACCAAAAGAATCAGAAAGTCACTGCTGCCATGGATCTGGTCGTATTCCTGCCCCTGCTCATCATCATGGGCGCGTTCATGTACTTCGCGTCGCGCCGTCAGAAGAAGGCGATGCAGGCCACCATCGACCTGCACAACTCGCTCCAGGTCGGAGACGAGGTGCACACCACCTCAGGGCTGCGCGCCACCATCACCGGAATCACCGACGAGTATGTCGACCTGGAGATCGCGCCCGGCGTGGTCACCACGTGGATGAAGCTGGCCGTGCGCGACCGGGTCACCGAGGACGTCGACGACGAGCCGGATTTCACCGGCGACGCGACCGACGATCTCGAGCCGCGGCCGACCGGCACGGAGATCACGGATCGCCCCAACACGAAGACTGACAGCTGAGGCTCCAGCCCCAGCACGTACCCTTTGGCGAGTCATTGCGCCCCGTTGCGGTATTTGCCGGACTGATCTCGAGGAGACTGTAGACCCGTGGCATCGTCTTCAACGCCGGTGCACCCTGCCCGCTACCTGGCCCTTTTCCTGGTGCTGCTCGTCGGCGCATACCTGTTGGTATTCCTCACCGGGGACAAGAGGGCCGAGCCCAAGCTCGGTATCGATTTGCAGGGCGGCACCCGCGTCACGCTGACCGCACGCACCCCGGACGGCTCGCCGCCCACCCGCGATGCGCTCAACCAGGCGCAGCAGATCATCAGCGCCCGCGTCAACGGGCTGGGAGTGTCCGGATCCGAGGTGATCATCGACGGCCAGAACCTCGTGATCACGGTGCCGGGCAACGACAGCAGCGAGGCCCGCAACCTCGGGCAGACCGCCCGCCTCTACATCCGCCCTGTCATCCACGCCATCCCCGCCCAGGGCGCCGGGCCGCCCGGGCAGGCCGGTCCGCAGGGAGCCCCGCCCGGCGGCGCACCCGGGCTGCCGCCCGGCGTGGTACCGGGAATGCCGCCCGGCGGCCCGCCCGGTGCGGTGCCGCCCGGAGCCGCGGGCGCGCCCGCCGAGGCGCCCGCACCGGCTCCGCCCGCCGAGACGGCGCCGGCGCCGCAGCCGCGGCCGTTCCCGCAGCAGCCCGCTCCGAGTCCGTCGCCGAACCCGGAGCCCGCGCCCGCACCGGCGCCGCCGGCCTCTCAGGCGCCCCCGGCGCCCGGGAACAAGAACATCCCGCTGGCCACCCGGATCCAGGACGAGAAGAAGCTGCGGCAGAGCTCAGAGCAGGCCATCCAGATCCTCGCCCTGCAGTTCCAGGCGACCCGTTGCGGTGACGACGACGTGCTCGCGGGCAACGACGACCCCAACCTGCCCCTGGTGACCTGCTCCCAGGACGGCAAAGAGGTGTACCTGCTCGACAAGTCGATCATCAGCGGTGAGGGCATCGCCAACGCCAGCTCGGGCCTCGACCAGCAGCGCGGCGAGTACGTCGTCGACGTCGAGTTCAAGAAGGACGCGGCCAAGACGTGGGCGGACTTCACCGCGGCCAACGTCGGCACCCAGACGGCGTTCGTCCTCGACTCGAAGGTGGTCAGCGCGCCGCAGATCCAGGAGGCCATCCCGGGCGGCCGCACGCAGATCACCGGGAAGTTCACCGCCGACTCCGCGCGCGAGCTGGCCAACGTGCTCAAGTACGGCTCGCTGCCGCTGTCGTTCGAGTCCTCCGAGGCCGAAACGGTGTCGGCGACCCTGGGTCTGTCCTCGTTGCGGGCAGGCCTGATCGCGGGCGCCGTGGGCCTGGCGCTGGTGCTGCTCTACGCATTGCTGTACTACCGCGTGCTGGGCCTGCTGGTCGCGCTGTCGCTGGTGGCCTCGGGCGCCATGGTGTTCGCGATCCTGGTGCTCCTGGGCAGATACATCAACTACACGCTGGACCTTGCCGGTATCGCGGGTCTGATCATCGGTATCGGCACCACCGCGGACTCGTTCGTGGTGTTCTTCGAACGCATCAAGGACGAGATCCGCGAGGGTCGGTCGTTCCGCTCGGCGGTTCCTCGAGGCTGGTCCCGGGCACGGAAGACGATCCTGTCGGGCAACGCGGTCACCTTCCTGGCCGCGGCGGTGCTGTACTTCCTGGCCATCGGGCAGGTGAAGGGCTTCGCGTTCACCCTCGGTCTGACCACCATCCTCGACGTCGTCGTGGTGTTCCTGGTGACCTGGCCGCTGCTCTACATCGCGTCGAAGTCGCCGACGATGGCCAAACCGTCGCTCAACGGGTTGGGAGCCGTCCAGCAGATCGCACGCGAACGCCGAGCGGCCGCGCACGCGGCGGGACGGGGATAGCCGATGGCAGCACAGAGTCGTTCACGCAGCCGGGCCGGCAAGGGCGGCGACGCCGCCGAATCGTCGGCGGTCGAGGCGCCGGATCTGGAGGCCTCTGCCGCGGACAGCCCGCGGCACGGCTTCTTCGTCCGCCTCTACACCGGTACCGGCGCCTTCGAGGTGATCGGACGCCGCAAGCTCTGGTACACCGTCAGCGGCCTCATCGTCGCGGTGTGCATCGCGTCGATGATCCTGCGAGGCTTCACCTTCGGCATCGACTTCGAGGGCGGCACCAAGGTGTCGTTCCCCCGAGCGGGCGGTGTCACCACCCAGCAGGTCGAAACGGTCTACAACGACACGATCGGCAAGCCGCCGGAGTCCGTGGTCGTCGTCGGCAACGGCGACTCGGCGACTTTCCAGGTCCGCTCGGAGACGCTGAGCAACGACCAGACCGAGGCGCTGCGCACCGCACTGTTCGACAAGTTCCAGCCCAAGGGCGCCGACGGCCAGCCGAGCAAGCAGGTCATCAGCGACTCGGCCGTGTCGGAGACCTGGGGCGGCCAGATCACCCAGAAGGCGCTGATCGCGCTCGTGGTCTTCCTGGTGCTCGCGGCGCTCTACATCACCGTGCGCTACGAGCGGTACATGGCGATCGCCGCGCTCGCGACCCTCGTCTTCGACCTGGTGGTCACCGCCGGCGTGTACTCGATCGTCGGTTTCGAGGTCACCCCGGCGACCGTCATCGGCCTGCTGACGATCCTCGGTTTCTCGCTCTACGACACCGTGATCGTGTTCGACAAGGTCGAGGAGAACACCGAAGGGTTCGAGCACACCACGCGGCGCACCTTCGCCGAGCAGGCGAACCTCGCGGTCAATCAGACCTTCATGCGGTCGATCAACACCAGCCTCATCTCGGTGCTGCCGATCCTCGCGCTGATGGTCGTTGCGGTGTGGCTGCTCGGTGTCGGCACGCTGATGGATCTGGCGCTGGTGCAGCTCGTCGGCGTCATCGTCGGCACGTACTCGTCGATCTACTTCGCCACCCCGCTGCTGGTGAGCCTGCGGGAACGCACGGACCTGGTGAGCAAGCACACCCGGCGCGTCCTCAACCGCCGCAAGACGGCTGCCGCCCGCACCAGCGGCGCGGTGTCGTCGGAGCCCGAGGACACCGACGACACCGGAGCCGACACCGAGGTCGACGCGCAGCCCGCGTCGGTGTCGGTGCCCGCTGCGCCGGTGGCGGCCAAGCCGGCCCCCGGCGCCCGCCCCGTGCGGCCGACGTCCAGTCGGACCGGGCGACCGTCGGGTAAGCGAAGCCCAGGAAAGCGCTAGGCGCCGGTAGGTCCGATGACTTACCGGCCCCTCACCCGCCGCCTCACCGTCCTGGCGATGCTGCTCGCGCTGGTCGGCGCGGTCAGCCTGACCGCGTGCTCGGGCAGCGCCGCCGATTCGATCGACTACGCGGTCGACGGCACGCTGATCACCTACAACACCAACACCGTGGCCGGCGCCGCATCCGGTGGGCCGCAGGCGTTCGCGCGCGTGCTGACCGGCTTCGACTACCACGGTCCCGACGGGCAGATCGTCGGCGACCACGACTTCGGCACGGTGTCGGTGGTGGGCCGCAGCCCGCTGGTTCTCGACTACGAGATCAACGCCGATGCGGTGTACTCCGACGGCAAGCCGATCACGTGTGACGACATGGTGCTGGCCTGGGCGTCGCAGTCGGGCCGGTTCCCCTCGTTCGACGCGGCCAACCGCGCCGGGTACACCGACATCGCGACCATCGATTGCGCGCCCGGCCAGAAGAAGGCCCGGGTGTCGTTCGCGCCGGACCGGAACTTCACCGACTACGGACAGCTGTTCGTCGCGACGTCGATGATGCCGTCCCACGTCATCGCCGACGAGCTCGGTCTCGGCGACGGAGGTGTCACGAAGGCGCTGCTGAGCAACGACGGGCCGGCGGTCGAGCGCATCGCGCAGGTGTGGAACAACACCTGGAACCTCACCCCGAACGTCGACCTCAAACGGTTCCCGTCCTCGGGGCCCTACAAGCTGCAGTCGGTGACCGGCGACGGCGCGGTCGTCCTGGTCGCCAACGACAAGTGGTGGGGTGCCAAGCCGGTCACCGGCAAGATCACCGTGTGGCCGCGCAGCGCGGACCTGCAGGACCGGGTCAACCAGGGCGACTACGACGTCGTCGACATCGCGGCCGGCTCGTCGGGGACGTTGAACCTGCCCGACGACTACCAGCGCACCGATTCGCCGTCGGCGGGCGTCGAACAGCTCATCTTCGCGCCGCAGGGCCCGCTGGCGGCCGTGCCCGCGCGCAGGGCGCTGGCGCTGTGCACCCCGCGCGACGTCATCGCGCGCAACGCGTCGGTGCCGGTGGCCAATTCGCGGCTGTACACCGCGACCGAGGACGCCTACTCGCCGGCCGAAGCCACGCCGCAGGTCAACGACTTCGCCGTCGGCAACGCCGACGCCGCGCGCGCCGCGATCAACGCGACACCGTTGACCGTGCGGATCGGCTATCAGACGCCGAACGCCCGCCTGGCCGCCGCCGTCGGCGCGATCGCGAGGTCCTGCGCGCCGGCCGGCATCACCGTGCAGGACGTCGCGGGGGCGAACACCGGTCCGATGTCGTTGCGCAACAACGAAATCGACGTTCTCATCGCGAGCAACGGCGGTGCGGCGGGCAGCGGCTCGTCGGGCTCGTCGGCGATGGACGCCTACAGTCTGCACAGCGGCAACGGCAACAACCTGCCCCGCTACGCCAACGAGCGCATCGACGGGATCATCTCGACGTTGGCGGTGACCTCCGACCCGAAGGAACTGGCTCGGCTGCTCGGCGAGGCGGGTCCGATCCTGTGGGGCGACATGCCGACGCTGCCGCTGTACCGGCAGCAGCGAACCCTGCTCACGTCGACGAAGATGTATGCGGTGAGCGGAAATCCGACGCGATGGGGGGCAGGGTGGAACATGGACCGCTGGAAGTTGAACCGATGAGCGATCGAGACGCCCCCGACGTCCCCGATGTCACTGCGGTCTCCGGGGTGATCGCGTCGCTGCTGCGCGAGGTGCCCGACTTCCCCGAGCCCGGCGTCCAGTTCAAGGACCTGACGCCGGTGCTGGCCGATGCGGCCGGGCTCGCCGCGGTCAGCAGTGCGATCGCCGAGCTGGCCCGCGGCGCCGACCTGGTGGCCGGCGTGGACGCCCGCGGGTTCCTGCTCGGCGGCGCGGTGGCGCTGTCGCTGGGCATCGGCGTGCTGGCGGTGCGCAAGGGCGGCAAGCTGCCGCCGCCGGTGCTGAGCCAGACCTACAGCCTCGAGTACGGCAGCGCCACGCTCGAGGTGCCCGCCGCCGGCATCGAGCTCGCGGGCCGCTCGATCGTGGTGATCGACGACGTCCTGGCGACCGGGGGAACATTGGCCGCGACGCATCGGTTGCTCACGGAAGCGGGAGCGACGGTGACCCACGCGGTGGTGATGCTCGAGCTGGCCGACCTCGGCGGCCGCGCCGCGCTGGAACCGCTACCGGTCACCAGCCTGTACACCGTCTGAGCGGATATCCTGCCCAGGGGCACTCGTTTGTGGAGGTGAGCATGGCCGACAAGGTCCAGACGGATCCCCGCACGAGCCAGGCCGTGCAGCCGCCGCCCAGCGCCGCCGTCTCGAGCCCCGAGACGCAGCCGATGGAGGTGCCGAAGCCGGATACGCCGAAGGCGCCGACCAGCGCGTCGCGGCGGGTACGGGCCCGGCTGGCACGCCGGATGACCTCCCAGCGCAGCGCCATCAACCCGGTGCTCGAGCCGCTGGTGGCGGTGCACCGCGAGATCTACCCGAAGGCGGACCTGAGCCTGCTGCAGAAGGCCTACGAGGTCGCCGAGCAGCGCCACGCCGATCAGCTGCGCAAGTCCGGCGACCCCTACATCACCCACCCGCTCGCGGTGGCGAACATCCTGGCCGAACTCGGGATGGACACCACGACGCTGATCGCGGCGCTGCTGCACGACACCGTCGAGGACACCGGGTACACGCTGGAGGCGCTGACCGCCGAGTTCGGCACCGAGGTCGGTCATCTGGTCGACGGGGTCACCAAGCTGGACAAGGTGGCGCTGGGCACCGCCGCCGAGGGCGAGACGATCCGCAAGATGATCATCGCGATGGCGCGCGATCCGCGGGTGCTGGTGATCAAGGTCGCCGACCGGCTGCACAACATGCGCACGATGCGGTTCCTGCCGCCGGAAAAGCAGGCGCGCAAAGCCCGGGAGACGCTGGAAGTCATTGCGCCGCTTGCCCACCGGCTCGGTATGGCCACGGTCAAGTGGGAGTTGGAGGATCTGTCGTTCGCGATCCTGCACCCGAAGAAGTACGAGGAGATCGTCCGGCTGGTCGCCGACCGGGCGCCGTCGCGGGACACCTACCTGGCCAAGGTCCGCGCCGAGATCACCACCACGCTGGGCGCATCGAAGATCAACGCGGTCGTCGAGGGCAGGCCGAAGCACTACTGGTCGATCTACCAGAAGATGATCGTCAAGGGCCGCGACTTCGACGACATCCACGACCTGGTGGGTGTGCGGATCCTGTGCGACGAGGTGCGCGACTGTTACGCCGCCGTCGGCGTGGTGCATTCGCTGTGGCAGCCGATCGCGGGCCGGTTCAAGGACTACATCGCCCAGCCGCGGTTCGGCGTGTACCAGTCGCTGCACACCACGGTGGTGGGCCCGGAGGGCAAGCCGCTGGAGGTGCAGATCCGCACCATCGACATGCACAAGACCGCCGAGTACGGCATCGCCGCGCACTGGCGGTACAAGGAAGCCAAGGGCCGCAACGGTTTACCCGCCGGTCACTCGGCAGCCGAGATCGACGACATGGCGTGGATGCGGCAGCTGCTCGACTGGCAGCGGGAGGCCGCCGACCCAGGTGAGTTCCTGGAGTCGCTGCGCTACGACCTCGCGGTGCAGGAGATCTTCGTGTTCACCCCGAAGGGCGACGTGATCACGCTGCCCGCCGGGTCGACGCCGGTCGACTTCGCCTACGCGGTGCACACCGAGGTCGGTCACCGCTGCATCGGCGCCCGGGTGAACGGGCGCCTCGTCGCGCTGGAACGCAAGCTCGAAAACGGCGAAGTGGTCGAGATCTTCACCTCCAAGGCGCTCAACGCCGGCCCGTCCCGGGACTGGCAGACCTTCGTGGTGTCGCCGCGGGCCAAGGCCAAGATCCGGCAGTGGTTCGCCAAGGAGCGCCGCGAGGAGGCGCTGGAGGCG is a window of Mycolicibacterium chubuense NBB4 DNA encoding:
- a CDS encoding RelA/SpoT family protein, with the translated sequence MADKVQTDPRTSQAVQPPPSAAVSSPETQPMEVPKPDTPKAPTSASRRVRARLARRMTSQRSAINPVLEPLVAVHREIYPKADLSLLQKAYEVAEQRHADQLRKSGDPYITHPLAVANILAELGMDTTTLIAALLHDTVEDTGYTLEALTAEFGTEVGHLVDGVTKLDKVALGTAAEGETIRKMIIAMARDPRVLVIKVADRLHNMRTMRFLPPEKQARKARETLEVIAPLAHRLGMATVKWELEDLSFAILHPKKYEEIVRLVADRAPSRDTYLAKVRAEITTTLGASKINAVVEGRPKHYWSIYQKMIVKGRDFDDIHDLVGVRILCDEVRDCYAAVGVVHSLWQPIAGRFKDYIAQPRFGVYQSLHTTVVGPEGKPLEVQIRTIDMHKTAEYGIAAHWRYKEAKGRNGLPAGHSAAEIDDMAWMRQLLDWQREAADPGEFLESLRYDLAVQEIFVFTPKGDVITLPAGSTPVDFAYAVHTEVGHRCIGARVNGRLVALERKLENGEVVEIFTSKALNAGPSRDWQTFVVSPRAKAKIRQWFAKERREEALEAGKDAIAREVRRGGLPLQRLMTAESISALARELRYVDVSALYTAVGEGHVSARHVVQRLVAQVGGDDDAADELAERSTPATMPVRQRTSDDVGVSVPGAPGVLTKLAKCCTPVPGDNIMGFVTRGGGVSVHRTDCTNATSLQQQSERIIDVQWAPSPSSVFLVAIQVEALDRHRLLSDVTRVLADEKVNILSASVTTSNDRVAISRFTFEMGDPKHLGHVLNVVRNVEGVYDVYRVTSAA